The following nucleotide sequence is from Candidatus Poribacteria bacterium.
GGTGCTTATTGAAAACCAATTAGCCCCAACCGACCATACGCATGTAGGACAACTGCTCACATACGCCTCAGGCTTAAGTGCGTCTACAGTTATCTGGATCGCTCAGACCTTCCGGAGCGAGCACCAGGCGATGGTGGACTGGCTGAATCGGATCACCGATGAACGCTATCGTTTCTTTGGGATTGAGGTGAAGGTCTGGCAGATTGAAGATTCCGCCCGCGCCGTACAATTTGAGGTCGTTTCGAGTCCCAATGACTGGAGCCGCGGTGTGAGTCGGGACATCCGACGCGCCGCGAATCAAGAACTCTCTGAAACAGACAAATTGCATCTCAGATTCTGGACGGGTTTGCGTGAATACATGCAAGACAAAGCAAGCCGCCTGAATTGCCCCGCCCCTAGGCCGTGGAGATACATCGTCTTCAGTATAGGACGGGCAGGCTTCAGTATAGAAACACATCTGGCCCCTACCCGTAATGAAATAAGTATTCGGCTCTGTATCGATTATGATAACGTCGAGGCATACTTCTATTTGCTTCAGGAACAACAGGAGGCGATTGAAAAGGCATTTGGCGAACCGCTTGAATGGAATGAACTCCCCGGAAATAAAAGGAGTCGGATTTCCCTAACGAAGGTAGACACCGACCCCTTAGACGAAAACGATTGGTCCCATCAGTACGAATGGTTTACCGCCAAATTGGAATTGTTTGATAAAGTTTTCCAGGAACGCATTCGAAGACTTGATGCTGCTGACTGGATACCAGAGAATGATGACCCATAATTTCTATAGGTTTTCGAACGGAGGCAAACGTAAAAGCATCGCTGTTAGCGGATGCAAATCAGTTATCGACATCTCACTCTAAATACGAAGCCACCCGACAGCAGATAGAGAATGCAGCGTACGAACCCTTCACACTGCGTGAGGGAGACTTCAACGATGATCCACACGCTACAAGACTATATCCAAAGGCTGAAAGGCTTACAGAACGGAAAGCGAGCACCTCACAAACCGTTTTTCTTGTTAATCATCATGGAGATGCTTGAAAGCGGCGAACTCTCCGAAAATCGTATCTCTTTTAGAGAAATCGAAGAGAAGAAACCTTTCTTTGCAGAGTTGATAGCGGTTTTCAATAGCGGAAACGCAAAGAGATGGCAACCGACCCACCAGCTGCTCAAGGTGGGCAATACGCTCCGCTGCCTCGATAGACTGCTGATCCGTCACAATCTTGTTTTAGAGGGTGGCCCGAATTTTCGATGGCATTACAATTTTTATATCACATAACCCCTTCATGAAAAAGGGTTTATCAAACTTTCTAACAACTTTTTGCAAGTCCAAAACGACTAATTCCGAACAGGATTGTGAGGACGAGTAGTCGTTCAATGTTGGGTTTGTATGTCAATTCTCCGTAGGGGCGAGGTCTCCTCGCCCGTATAGCTCAAAGTTGATGTAATACGAGAGGAGCGAACTGAGTGAAGTGGTTGAGTGAAGCAAGGCAATCGATAAAACAATTAAAAAGAAGAGCGATCGACGGTTCAACAGAGAAACTGGGTGAAACTAAACAAGTTGTACGTGAAAGACTTTTGGAAACTACAACTATGGTAAAGCAGGGAACTAACAGAATTGACTGCATAAGGAAGGAAAAATTACCAGAAATTGTGGCTGGGACCCTGAAGGAGGCACGAAAAGTAGCCGATGCAGCTGAGAAAAAATTGTCTCATCTGAATCTCAGAAAGACAGAATGGATTTTGCGTTCACAGGTGGTAGGGTCAGTAACCACAGCCATACCACTCACCTTGAAGGAACTGCCAGCTGTTGCACAATCTTTAGCCAATAGAGCTGGCCGCGTAGCTCCGGACAAACTGTTTGACTTAATACCCACCGGAGTGAAACTGTCAGAAGAGAGTATTATGGCGTTTTTAAAGACTCACGACGTAAGCCATCGGATTTCAATCAAGAATGACCCAACAAAAGCAGGTGATATTAACAACGTTATCTTTGAGCCTTCTTCAGTAAACCGCGCGCGTGGATCACAGAATATG
It contains:
- a CDS encoding DUF4268 domain-containing protein, which gives rise to MCQNLKQLTSVDLNEVWENEPQHFTPWLAREENLTLLGETLGIDLELEEQEINIGSFRADLLCKNTVDGSWVLIENQLAPTDHTHVGQLLTYASGLSASTVIWIAQTFRSEHQAMVDWLNRITDERYRFFGIEVKVWQIEDSARAVQFEVVSSPNDWSRGVSRDIRRAANQELSETDKLHLRFWTGLREYMQDKASRLNCPAPRPWRYIVFSIGRAGFSIETHLAPTRNEISIRLCIDYDNVEAYFYLLQEQQEAIEKAFGEPLEWNELPGNKRSRISLTKVDTDPLDENDWSHQYEWFTAKLELFDKVFQERIRRLDAADWIPENDDP